From a region of the Pukyongiella litopenaei genome:
- a CDS encoding phytanoyl-CoA dioxygenase family protein, producing MTHPLLTDQDIETYDRDGVVLVRGLFADQVATLRDGIAANMDDPGPYASENKRAGQSGRFFDDYCNWTRIPQFRDAIETSPAAEVAADLMQSPSVQMFHDHVLVKEPGTSMATPWHQDSPYYFVEGMQTISFWSPLDPVREATLRCVAGSHRWEKDVLPTRWASEVAFFDGGDYMPVPDPEAEGMRIVEFEMEPGDAVAFNFRTLHGARGNDSPTRRRAFSLRLVGEDARYVERPGPTSPPFPGHDMQPGQRLREDWFPTLLRR from the coding sequence ATGACCCACCCGCTGCTGACCGACCAGGACATTGAGACCTATGACCGCGATGGCGTGGTCCTCGTGCGGGGGCTGTTCGCCGACCAGGTGGCCACCCTGCGCGACGGGATCGCCGCAAACATGGACGATCCGGGGCCCTACGCATCCGAGAACAAGCGCGCGGGCCAGAGCGGGCGGTTCTTCGACGATTACTGCAACTGGACCCGGATCCCGCAGTTCCGGGACGCGATCGAAACCTCGCCCGCCGCCGAGGTGGCCGCCGACCTGATGCAATCGCCCAGCGTGCAGATGTTCCACGACCATGTTCTGGTCAAGGAACCCGGCACGTCGATGGCGACGCCCTGGCACCAGGACAGCCCCTATTACTTTGTCGAGGGGATGCAGACGATCAGCTTCTGGTCGCCGCTCGATCCGGTGCGCGAGGCGACGCTGCGCTGCGTGGCCGGGTCGCATCGCTGGGAAAAGGACGTGCTGCCGACGCGCTGGGCGTCGGAGGTGGCGTTCTTTGACGGCGGCGACTACATGCCGGTCCCCGATCCCGAGGCCGAGGGGATGCGGATCGTCGAGTTCGAGATGGAGCCCGGCGACGCGGTGGCCTTCAATTTCCGCACCCTGCATGGCGCGCGCGGCAATGACAGTCCGACCCGGCGGCGGGCGTTTTCGCTGCGGCTGGTGGGGGAAGACGCGCGCTATGTCGAGCGACCGGGCCCGACCTCGCCGCCCTTTCCGGGCCATGACATGCAGCCGGGCCAGCGGTTGCGCGAGGACTGGTTCCCGACCCTGCTGCGGCGATAG